A genomic window from Populus nigra chromosome 7, ddPopNigr1.1, whole genome shotgun sequence includes:
- the LOC133698787 gene encoding NAC domain-containing protein 73: MTWCNNNSEDERVIQLVTSNPKEDTFAAAKTEEIRRITCPSCGHNFEIQDQGGIIHDLPGLPAGVKFDPTDQEIIEHLEAKVLSDKRKLHPLIDEFIPTIEGENGICYSHPEKLPGVSNDGQIRHFFHRPSKAYTTGTRKRRKVHTDEDGSETRWHKTGKTRPVFAGGTVKGFKKILVLYTNYGRQRKPEKTNWVMHQYHLGNNEEEKDGELVVSKVFYQTQPRQCSSSIKDSIDNKSTNQSGDIDNIHPLAKNSTGLLDQLYNRAYISYDNGSHSSEIPPQFLPNLVVQGDGSSYIRLAAETSKGKLQRKQ, translated from the exons atgACATGGTGCAATAATAACTCAGAAGATGAAAGAGTCATTCAATTAGTCACAAGTAACCCGAAAGAAGATACTTTTGCCGCTGCAAAAACAGAAGAAATTCGAAGGATAACTTGCCCTTCATGTGGCcataattttgaaattcaagATCAG gGTGGTATAATTCATGATTTGCCGGGACTACCAGCGGGAGTGAAGTTTGATCCGACGGACCAAGAAATAATTGAACATTTAGAAGCAAAGGTGTTATCAGATAAGCGTAAACTTCATCCTCTAATTGATGAATTTATCCCAACAATAGAGGGGGAGAATGGAATTTGCTACTCTCATCCTGAGAAGCTACCAG GAGTAAGCAATGATGGCCAAATCCGCCACTTCTTTCATCGACCATCAAAGGCATACACAACCGGAACTAGAAAACGCAGAAAGGTGCACACTGATGAAGATGGAAGTGAAACCAGATGGCACAAAACAGGCAAGACCAGGCCAGTTTTTGCTGGCGGGACAGTGAAGGGATTCAAAAAAATTCTGGTGCTTTACACCAATTATGGTAGGCAAAGGAAACCTGAAAAGACAAACTGGGTAATGCACCAATACCATCTTGGAAACAACGAAGAAGAGAAAGATGGAGAGTTAGTGGTTTCAAAAGTTTTCTATCAAACTCAGCCTAGACAATGTAGTTCAAGCATTAAGGATTCAATTGACAATAAATCGACAAATCAAAGTGGTGATATTGATAATATTCACCCCCTAGCCAAGAACAGTACAGGCCTCCTTGATCAGTTGTATAATCGAGCTTATATTTCTTATGATAATGGGAGTCATAGCAGTGAAATCCCACCTCAATTTCTCCCCAATTTGGTTGTTCAGGGTGACGGGTCTTCCTATATTAGGTTAGCTGCAGAGACAAGCAAAGGAAAGCTTCAGAGAAAGCAGTGA
- the LOC133698378 gene encoding serine/threonine-protein kinase-like protein ACR4, translating to MKPSQEIAYYFILSLLAAFVVILCLVLIFFCRKKPVESEESLPAARISAQWYPSTDIDAATDGFNHRRIVGTGRLGTVYAAVLPSDQKPVAVKRIHPSLVLSNACLGFSSMLKTLSLAQHPNVVPILGFSQAPGERIIVMEFVSAVSLDYYLHENSDGASSVLDWSRRLRIAAGAARGLEYLHGGMAPNIVHGCFKASNVLLDDKLCARVSGYGLSSLVANEKRGLVGYVDDEFWSNGRGEACKESDVYGFGVVLLELLTGRRAEEGLLVRWALPLIKEMRLSELLDLRLAKPSDTRAIIRLAKVASACVNNSRKSRPTMFQVATILSNLEIELGV from the coding sequence ATGAAACCCAGCCAGGAAATtgcttattattttatattgtctCTTCTTGCAGCATTTGTTGTTATTCTTTGTTTAGtcctcatatttttttgtagaaaGAAACCTGTAGAATCTGAAGAAAGCCTTCCAGCTGCCAGGATTTCTGCACAGTGGTATCCATCAACAGATATCGACGCTGCCACAGACGGGTTTAATCATCGGAGAATTGTTGGTACCGGTCGTTTAGGTACTGTGTATGCAGCTGTATTACCAAGTGATCAGAAGCCAGTTGCTGTTAAGAGAATACACCCTTCCCTTGTTCTGAGCAATGCTTGTCTTGGGTTCTCTTCAATGCTCAAAACACTCTCTTTGGCTCAGCATCCTAACGTAGTCCCTATATTAGGATTTTCACAGGCTCCTGGCGAGAGAATCATCGTGATGGAATTTGTTAGTGCGGTGAGTTTGGATTATTATTTGCATGAAAACTCTGATGGGGCGTCATCAGTATTGGATTGGAGCCGGCGTTTAAGGATCGCGGCCGGGGCGGCTAGAGGACTTGAATACTTGCATGGAGGGATGGCACCAAACATTGTTCATGGATGTTTTAAGGCATCAAATGTTTTATTAGATGACAAGTTGTGTGCTAGAGTTAGTGGTTATGGGTTATCTTCTTTGGTAGCAAATGAAAAGAGGGGACTTGTGGGGTATGTGGATGATGAGTTTTGGAGCAATGGAAGGGGAGAAGCTTGCAAGGAAAGTGATGTTTATGGGTTTGGTGTGGTTTTGTTGGAGCTTTTGACTGGAAGAAGAGCTGAGGAAGGGTTACTAGTAAGATGGGCATTGCCTTTGATTAAAGAAATGAGGCTTAGTGAGCTATTGGATCTTAGACTTGCGAAGCCTTCTGATACGAGGGCAATTATTAGATTGGCTAAGGTTGCCTCAGCTTGTGTTAACAATTCTAGGAAGAGCAGGCCTACCATGTTTCAAGTAGCTACAATTTTAAGTAACTTGGAGATTGAGTTAGGTGTTTGA